The following proteins are encoded in a genomic region of Sesamum indicum cultivar Zhongzhi No. 13 linkage group LG8, S_indicum_v1.0, whole genome shotgun sequence:
- the LOC105168020 gene encoding uncharacterized protein LOC105168020 yields MMRIPVKFERVAAAFGEAGRVRSCESSGSEHSADLSDLVNSFFEREIREQRKREDHQVDFGKDGNGGDDDDEVESNSRDFESRDSLKDLFEFENDAFKRSVHAEVEKAYGEIGGGKSSSPDFNRRLMARLRTAGFDAGLCKSKWEKSGRCPPGNYEYIDVNTGGTRYIIEIHLAGEFTIARPTGGYASLLEDFPQIFVGKPDDLKQVVRIMCRAIKSSMKSVGIHVPPWRRPAYMQSKWFGYYKRTTNEIPSWKGPKVGGGAGKKTVGFAAVEGIRFYCREDFAAKNGVRIGNLAKEMLL; encoded by the exons ATGATGAGAATTCCGGTGAAATTTGAACGGGTTGCGGCGGCTTTCGGCGAGGCGGGGAGGGTTAGGTCCTGCGAGAGCAGCGGGAGCGAGCACTCGGCGGATTTGTCTGATCTCGTGAATTCGTTTTTTGAGAGGGAAATTAGGGAGCAGAGGAAGAGGGAGGATCATCAAGTTGATTTTGGTAAGGATGGGAATGggggtgatgatgatgatgaggtgGAGAGCAACTCCCGGGATTTTGAATCGCGGGATTCCTTGaaggatttatttgaatttgagaacGACGCCTTTAAGAGAAGCGTCCATGCAGAGGTGGAGAAGGCGTATGGAGAAATTGGCGGAGGCAAGAGCTCGTCGCCGGATTTTAATCGGCGGTTAATGGCTCGGTTGCGTACCGCTGGGTTTGACGCCG GTCTTTGCAAATCAAAGTGGGAGAAAAGCGGCCGCTGCCCGCCGGGAAACTACGAGTACATCGACGTCAACACCGGCGGAACACGGTATATAATTGAAATCCACCTCGCCGGAGAGTTCACAATCGCTCGTCCAACCGGTGGCTACGCCTCATTGCTGGAAGATTTCCCGCAAATATTTGTGGGGAAACCGGATGACCTGAAGCAGGTGGTGAGAATAATGTGCAGAGCCATTAAAAGTTCCATGAAAAGCGTGGGCATCCACGTGCCGCCGTGGCGCCGCCCCGCCTATATGCAGTCCAAGTGGTTCGGCTACTACAAACGAACCACTAATGAAATCCCAAGCTGGAAAGGTCCGAAGGTCGGCGGCGGCGCCGGGAAGAAAACGGTGGGTTTCGCAGCGGTAGAGGGAATTAGGTTCTATTGCAGAGAGGATTTTGCTGCCAAGAATGGTGTTAGAATCGGAAACTTGGCCAAGGAAATGCTGTTATGA
- the LOC105168023 gene encoding rho GDP-dissociation inhibitor 1 encodes MSLAVGVASSSKGMGFDENKAEGSETNKGNESGGDNEGSISRKMSEASLYTTEDEDDEDTETKIQLGPQCTLKELSEKDKDDESLRRWKEQLLGSVDVESVGETLDPEVKILDLAIVSPGRDDILLPIPDDGNPQGSWFTLKEGSPYRLKFTFRVSNNIVSGLKYKNTVWKTGLKVDSTKEMIGTFSPQPEAYTHEMPEETTPSGMFARGSYSAKTQFLDDDNKCYLELNYTFEIKKDWQSQ; translated from the exons ATGTCTTTGGCTGTTGGAGTTGCTTCAAGTTCCAAAGGCATGGGATTTGATGAGAACAAGGCGGAGGGAAGCGAGACGAATAAGGGTAATGAAAGCGGGGGTGACAATGAGGGGAGTATTAGCAGGAAGATGAGTGAGGCTTCTCTTTATACCACTgaggatgaagatgatgaggaTACTGAGACCAAGATTCAGTTGGGTCCTCAATGCACTCTGAAGGAGTTATCTGAGAAGGACAag GATGATGAAAGTTTGAGGAGGTGGAAGGAACAACTGCTTGGAAGTGTGGATGTTGAGTCTGTTGGAG AAACTCTTGATCCAGAAGTGAAAATCTTGGACCTTGCAATTGTGTCCCCTGGTCGGGACGACATTCTTCTCCCAATCCCCGATGATGGAAACCCGCAAGGCTCCTGGTTTACATTGAAAGAGGGTAGCCCTTACAGACTTAAGTTTACTTTCAGGGTCAGCAACAACATCGTATCAGGCCTCAAGTACAAGAACACTGTCTGGAAAACCGGCCtcaaag TGGACAGCACCAAGGAGATGATTGGGACCTTCAGTCCTCAGCCAGAGGCTTACACGCATGAGATGCCGGAGGAGACAACCCCGTCTGGCATGTTTGCCAGGGGGTCGTACTCAGCGAAAACACAG TTCCTTGATGATGATAACAAGTGCTACCTGGAGCTGAACTACACGTTCGAGATCAAGAAAGACTGGCAGTCCCAATAA
- the LOC105168024 gene encoding uncharacterized protein LOC105168024 — protein MAQVLILRSPVPGLNGTLSRRSSTHSTESWVSIQRSVKCNGKFSCLFSDNRKQEQARKALESALGEKKTEFEKWDKEIKRREEAGGGGNSGGGGWFRWGGWFGGSDGDRFWQEAQQASLAILGILVVYLIVTKGDVMLAVIINPLLFALRGTRTAFSFLTTKILNRIYPTAGNIDTPQVEVTAPVSVKDQVVGKWGSN, from the exons ATGGCGCAGGTTTTAATCCTACGCTCGCCCGTCCCCGGCCTTAACGGAACCCTTTCACGGCGGAGTTCAACTCACTCGACGGAGAGCTGGGTCTCTATTCAACGTTCCGTCAAGTGCAACGGCAAGTTTTCCTGCCTCTTCTCCGATAATCGGAAACAG GAACAGGCTCGAAAAGCATTAGAAAGTGCCCTTGGTGAAAAGAAAACGGAGTTCGAGAAATGGgacaaagaaatcaaaaggaGAGAGGAAGCAGGAGGGGGAGGAAATTCAGGGGGAGGTGGTTGGTTCAGATGGGGTGGATGGTTTGGTGGATCTGATGGTGATCGGTTCTGGCAGGAAGCACAGCAAGCAAGTCTTGCAATTTTAGGAATTCTTGTTGTG TATCTTATAGTCACTAAAGGAGATGTGATGCTCGCTGTCATTATCAATCCTTTGTTGTTTGCTTTGCGAGGAACACGAACTGCATTCTCCTTTcttacaacaaaaattctGAATAGGATATATCCTACTGCTGGAAATATTGATACACCACAAGTGGAAGTTACTGCACCTGTTTCTGTGAAAGACCAAGTGGTGGGAAAATGGGGAAGCAATTGA